A genomic window from Pyxicephalus adspersus chromosome 2, UCB_Pads_2.0, whole genome shotgun sequence includes:
- the LOC140322775 gene encoding aurora kinase B-A-like → MSYKENVNPFYKFTTPSSASGAQRVMRKEQCQSASSSNTGVMAGRVPVTENQTENQPDKSSEGHKKFSMDDFQIGRPLGKGKFGNVYLARHKETKFILALKVLFKSQLEKEGVEHQLRREIEIQSHLRHPNILHMYNYFHDRKRIYLMLEFAPRGELYKELQNCGRFDEQRSATFIEELADALQYCHERKVIHRDIKPENLLMGYKGELKIADFGWSVHAPSLRRRTMCGTLDYLPPEMIEGKTHDEKVDLWCTGVLCYELLVGSPPFESPSHTETHRRIVKVDLRFPSFLSEGSKDLIAKLLKYVPAQRLPLKDVMEHPWVRANSRRIMPPGYDGLAK, encoded by the exons ATGTCCTACAAAGAGAACGTAAACCCCTTCTACAAG TTCACAACTCCATCCAGTGCTTCGGGAGCACAGAGGGTGATGAGGAAAGAACAATGCCAGTCAGCTTCCAGCTCCAACACAGGAG TAATGGCTGGCAGGGTGCCGGTGACCGAGAATCAGACAGAGAACCAGCCTGACAAATCATCAGAAGG GCACAAAAAGTTCAGCATGGACGACTTTCAAATCGGCCGTCCTCTAGGTAAAGGCAAGTTTGGAAACGTCTACCTGGCCCGTCACAAAGAGACCAAGTTCATTCTGGCCCTAAAGGTTCTCTTCAAATCACAGCTGGAGAAGGAAGGTGTGGAGCATCAGCTGAGGAGAGAGATCGAGATCCAATCTCATCTCAG GCATCCAAATATCCTCCACATGTATAACTACTTCCATGACCGCAAACGTATCTACCTGATGCTGGAGTTTGCACCACGTGGAGAGCTGTACAAAGAGCTGCAGAACTGTGGACGATTCGATGAGCAGAGAAGTGCCACG TTTATAGAGGAACTTGCAGACGCTCTCCAATACTGCCACGAGAGGAAGGTTATCCATAGAGACATCAAACCTGAGAATCTTCTGATGGGATATAAGGGAGAGCTGAAGATTGCAGACTTTGGCTGGTCGGTGCATGCCCCCTCACTCAG ACGGCGCACCATGTGCGGAACACTGGACTATCTGCCGCCAGAAATGATCGAGGGCAAGACCCATGATGAGAAGGTGGATTTGTGGTGCACAGGCGTTCTTTGCTATGAGCTTCTGGTTGGGTCGCCACCTTTCGAGAGCCCATCTCACACAGAGACCCACCGTAGGATAGTCAAG GTCGACCTACGTTTCCCTTCCTTCCTATCCGAAGGATCTAAAGACCTAATCGCCAAGCTTTTAAAATACGTCCCAGCACAGCGCCTGCCACTTAAAGACGTCATGGAGCATCCGTGGGTGCGTGCCAACTCCCGTCGAATCATGCCACCAGGCTATGATGGCCTGGCCAAATAG
- the LOC140322777 gene encoding snRNA-activating protein complex subunit 2-like isoform X1 gives MKPPSRRRSAPVRFEGADAAPARTAPIRLAWLGKEKMELLRGLKAQVNQKVPNPPVQGRSKSQVASYIAWLRSRAAREAVQTVYKNWVKERKAQEAEPPAPIELWTDLVSRMSGPAEKAMAAAFSQMLTIASTEPVTLQHSIPSRLPRKSSASRSKSLVKKSSKQEEPSREGPALAEEGPAPVGEGPAPAEEGPAPAGEGPSPAGEGPAAAAEGPAATAEGPAAAEEGPAATAEGPAAAEEGPGPAPKAEGPAAAEEGPAPKAEGPAAAEEGPAPAGEGSAPAVEGPGTAGDGPVPALEGPTSAGEEPAAADSRWKNLNFEKIYKYLSKAATGEALPKLSECESAVVLHLLHCIPGQLQTLDYQALNVFLRNAYTRLNAAPKTEETQKETPSNPEPADWKELGFSPLNPFQLPVELLKPKNKTF, from the exons ATGAAACCTCCTTCGAGAAGACGCTCAGCCCCCGTGCGCTTTGAGGGTGCCGATGCTGCTCCAGCCCGTACAGCCCCAATACGCCTGGCATGGTTGGGCAAGGAGAAAATGGAACTTCTGAGGGGTCTTAAGGCCCAGGTGAATCAAAAGGtccccaacccacctgtccaaGGGCGGAGCAAGTCACAG GTGGCGTCATACATCGCTTGGTTGCGGAGCCGCGCAGCCCGGGAGGCCGTCCAAACGGTCTATAAGAATTGGGTAAAGGAAAGGAAAGCCCAGGAGGCCGAACCCCCTGCACCCATTGAG TTATGGACAGATTTAGTGTCACGAATGTCCGGCCCAGCAGAGAAAGCCATGGCTGCTGCCTTCTCGCAG ATGTTGACAATAGCATCCACCGAACCGGTGACTCTCCAGCATTCCATACCCAGTAGACTACCCCGAAAGAGTTCTGCTTCTCGCTCCAAAAGTCTTGTCAAGAAGAGCTCAAAGCAGGAAGAGCCCTCAAGGGAGGGGCCAGCTCTAGCAGAGGAAGGTCCTGCTCCAGTAGGGGAGGGGCCAGCTCCAGCAGAGGAAGGTCCTGCTCCAGCAGGGGAGGGGCCATCTCCAGCAGGGGAGGGGCCAGCTGCAGCAGCGGAAGGTCCTGCTGCCACAGCGGAGGGGCCAGCTGCAGCAGAGGAAGGTCCTGCTGCCACAGCGGAGGGGCCAGCTGCAGCAGAGGAAGGTCCTGGTCCTGCTCCCAAAGCGGAGGGGCCAGCTGCAGCAGAGGAAGGTCCTGCTCCTAAAGCAGAGGGGCCAGCTGCAGCAGAGGAAGGTCCTGCTCCCGCAGGGGAGGGGTCAGCTCCAGCAGTGGAAGGACCTGGTACCGCAGGGGATGGGCCAGTGCCTGCACTGGAAGGACCTACTTCCGCAGGGGAGGAGCCAGCAGCTGCTGACAGTCGCTGGAAGAATCTGAACTTTGAGAAAATTTACAAATACCTTTCTAAAGCAGCTACAGGGGAGGCCCTTCCCAAACTGTCTGAATGTG aatcagctgttgtcCTTCACCTCCTGCACTGCATCCCAGGCCAGCTGCAGACACTGGACTATCAGGCCTTGAACGTCTTTCTTCGTAATGCCTACACGCGCCTGAACGCAGCACCAAAAACTGAGGAAACACAGAAAGAG
- the LOC140322777 gene encoding snRNA-activating protein complex subunit 2-like isoform X2, protein MKPPSRRRSAPVRFEGADAAPARTAPIRLAWLGKEKMELLRGLKAQVNQKVPNPPVQGRSKSQVASYIAWLRSRAAREAVQTVYKNWVKERKAQEAEPPAPIELWTDLVSRMSGPAEKAMAAAFSQMLTIASTEPVTLQHSIPSRLPRKSSASRSKSLVKKSSKQEEPSREGPALAEEGPAPVGEGPAPAEEGPAPAGEGPSPAGEGPAAAAEGPAATAEGPAAAEEGPAATAEGPAAAEEGPAPKAEGPAAAEEGPAPAGEGSAPAVEGPGTAGDGPVPALEGPTSAGEEPAAADSRWKNLNFEKIYKYLSKAATGEALPKLSECESAVVLHLLHCIPGQLQTLDYQALNVFLRNAYTRLNAAPKTEETQKETPSNPEPADWKELGFSPLNPFQLPVELLKPKNKTF, encoded by the exons ATGAAACCTCCTTCGAGAAGACGCTCAGCCCCCGTGCGCTTTGAGGGTGCCGATGCTGCTCCAGCCCGTACAGCCCCAATACGCCTGGCATGGTTGGGCAAGGAGAAAATGGAACTTCTGAGGGGTCTTAAGGCCCAGGTGAATCAAAAGGtccccaacccacctgtccaaGGGCGGAGCAAGTCACAG GTGGCGTCATACATCGCTTGGTTGCGGAGCCGCGCAGCCCGGGAGGCCGTCCAAACGGTCTATAAGAATTGGGTAAAGGAAAGGAAAGCCCAGGAGGCCGAACCCCCTGCACCCATTGAG TTATGGACAGATTTAGTGTCACGAATGTCCGGCCCAGCAGAGAAAGCCATGGCTGCTGCCTTCTCGCAG ATGTTGACAATAGCATCCACCGAACCGGTGACTCTCCAGCATTCCATACCCAGTAGACTACCCCGAAAGAGTTCTGCTTCTCGCTCCAAAAGTCTTGTCAAGAAGAGCTCAAAGCAGGAAGAGCCCTCAAGGGAGGGGCCAGCTCTAGCAGAGGAAGGTCCTGCTCCAGTAGGGGAGGGGCCAGCTCCAGCAGAGGAAGGTCCTGCTCCAGCAGGGGAGGGGCCATCTCCAGCAGGGGAGGGGCCAGCTGCAGCAGCGGAAGGTCCTGCTGCCACAGCGGAGGGGCCAGCTGCAGCAGAGGAAGGTCCTGCTGCCACAGCGGAGGGGCCAGCTGCAGCAGAGGAAG GTCCTGCTCCTAAAGCAGAGGGGCCAGCTGCAGCAGAGGAAGGTCCTGCTCCCGCAGGGGAGGGGTCAGCTCCAGCAGTGGAAGGACCTGGTACCGCAGGGGATGGGCCAGTGCCTGCACTGGAAGGACCTACTTCCGCAGGGGAGGAGCCAGCAGCTGCTGACAGTCGCTGGAAGAATCTGAACTTTGAGAAAATTTACAAATACCTTTCTAAAGCAGCTACAGGGGAGGCCCTTCCCAAACTGTCTGAATGTG aatcagctgttgtcCTTCACCTCCTGCACTGCATCCCAGGCCAGCTGCAGACACTGGACTATCAGGCCTTGAACGTCTTTCTTCGTAATGCCTACACGCGCCTGAACGCAGCACCAAAAACTGAGGAAACACAGAAAGAG